A segment of the Candidatus Sumerlaea chitinivorans genome:
CGCAAAGGCCTTAGGGGGTACGTCGGCATGCAAGTGTGGGCGGCTTGTGGCGGTTGCGACTCGCTGGTCGAGGAGACCACTGTTTTGCAATTTTGCAAACGGAGAAAGATGCTGCAATTAAATAGGTTCTATGGAGGATGAATAGAAGTTTATTTCTTGTTGCGTGAATCTCGGATCCCAAGCCACTAATGCACGCCACATTTGAGGTGAGAATGGAATGGGTGAGAACATCGGCGATTTTTCAGCGCGCGAACAACAGATTCTTTCGCTCATTGAATCGGGCAACTTGGATCGGCTCGATGATGCTTGGCTTGAGGTAATCGCGGACTCTCCGAAGGAGGCGGAGTTCTACGACAAATTCATTCGAGCGATGCGTCGCGCACATGCCTTGGAGCGTGCGCACGAGCTGCTCCTATTGGCTCTGGAAGAGCTAAAAACGCGCGAGCAATGGGAATTGCTGCATGCGGTTGTTCGGATCGCTGCACGATTCTGGCCTGATTCAAAACCACTGCGCCCATACGCAGCTGCGGCTCTGAAGGGGGTATACTCGCATCTTCCCCAGCTCTCTGCGATGATTGCGGCATGTAAAGGACTCCCACTGGATCAAGTGTTTCAGCGGTTTGATTCGTTGCTCCAGTTGCTGCCCGGCGAGGTTTACTCCCACGCGTACTGGGGTGAGGGAATTGTTACGGATCTCGATCTAAGCGCCGGGAAAATAACTTTGGATTTCCCCGAAGAGAAGGGGCGCGTGATCGCAATTGAGTTCTTGCGAAAACATCTCACCTACTGTCCGCCGGACTCGTTTCTGGCGCGGCGCCGGAAGAATCCGCAGGAGCTCTATCAGCTCGGGCAAGGCGCGCCGAGCGAGTTGGTGAAGTTGGTGCTGAGAGGCAATCAGGGCCGCATCAAGCAAGCTGAGCTAAAAGAAGCCCTTGTCGGCTCCGTCATTCCCGAAGAGGAATGGAACGAATGGTGGAGCCGCGCCCGTAATGAACTGAGAATTGACCCGTGGATTGATTTCGATGTGCGGCGGGGTGCCCATGCCGAAATCGTGCTTCGGAATGCACCTCGCAGTGCAGTGGATGAGATTGCCGAACGATTTTTTGCCCACGACACGACCATGGCGGATCGCATTGCCGCCGTGCGAAAGCTTCGGGAGGTGGTGCGTGCAGGCGCGGAACCTGAACCGGAGCTGGTGGGTCGGATGCGTGAGGCTCTGCTACCCTCCCTTGCCAACAACCCAGATGTGGCTCGCGCCTTGGAGGCACACTACCTTTTGCAAGATCTTCAAAGCATCGCTCCTAATCAACTGCCCGATTTGCCGTGCGACGCAGAAGCGCTCTGCGCCAAGATTGAGAACTACGAATTGCTGCTCGAGATGGAGGACGACGAGTACGCAGCCCGCGCTTTGCAGGAACTGGCGCAGCGCGACGGTGACAAAGTGTTTGAGCGCGCAGGCGAACTCCTCCCCCGCGCTCGGCCAGCCTTGGCACAGGCGATCTGGACTCTTTTGGATCCTGAGCATCACGTGGACATCGCGGTTCGAGCCCTTCGCACCTTGATGGAAAATCCTCTTTCGAATCCAGAGACCTACCTCTGGGCCATGCGCAACCTCACCGAGGGAAAGTGGGAGCATTTGGAAGACTACCTCCCCCTCAGTTCGCTCATCTTTGAGCTGTTCGATCAGATGGAGCAATGGCACCGCCTTGTGACCATTGGCGGAGGGACCAACGAAGAAGTTGCGGCTGCAAAGTGGCTGATCGGCAAAGTTCGTACGCTTATAAGCGGGCGCAATTTTGCGCTGCTTGCCGCAGTCGCAAAGGAAATGCCGCTGGATCAATTGCAGGAGCTGCGCCGGATCATCCAGCTCCATAATGCTGTCAACGATGTCTTCCGCAATGGCGCGGATCGGGCACTACGCCTTACGCGCCGCGAGCTTGAAGAGCAGACTCAACAAACAGCGACCGTTGTCGATCCAGATTCAGGCATTCATTATTGCACTAAGAAGGGGCATGCTTGGGCAGTGCGCGAACTGCACGAGCTCAACACGGTGCGGATTCCTGCGAACGCACGCGAAATTGAAAAAGCGCGCTCCGAGGGCGATCTGCGCGAAAATGCGGGGTACCACGGCGCACGCGAAAAGCACGTGCTGCTACTGCAGCAGGCGCATTTCCTACAGCTTGGTTTGGCGACAGCCCGCGTCGTGACGCGTGACAAGGTCAACACCGAGCAGATCGGTTTTGGCACGCGTGTGATCGTGCAAGACGTGGATAGCGGGGCCGAGCAGGTTTATACGCTGCTGGGCCAGTGGGAAGCGAAACCGGAAGAAGGGATCTATTTCTACAAGGCCCCCCTCTTTCAGCAGTTCCTTGGTAAGCGAGTTGGGGATGAGTTCACGGTCCGCCTCCCGGACGGCACTCAGCGGCGTTATCGGGTCAAATCCATTGAGAACGCGTTGGCTAGCGGCGAGTGGGATGTCGGGGAGGGCGTGATCGCCGAGCACGCGGCAAGCGAGTGATTCAGCCCCCTATCAGTGCCCTCTCAGTGAGGAACTCGGATAACACCGAAAAGGATATGCTGTTCAGGGAACAAACGCTGCTGAAAATTTCTGTGACTGCTGGACCATGCTAAAGGGCACTTGGAGCCCTACCCATTTGGAATGGGGGCCAAGCTAATCTGGCCTCTCGTTCATCGTGGCAAAGTGAGCTCATGCGATCGGCGATTTGGTTTTCGCAGCGCACTTGCACGCGCGAATACCGTCAACGAGTCAGCCACTCATGAGCTTCGTGCGGATCAACTGATTCACGAGCTGTGGATTCGCTTTCCCTCGTGACTTTTTCATCACCTGACCAACAAGCGCCTGGATAGTTTTTTCGTTTCCGGCGCGAATCTTCTCGGCCATATCGGGGTTTTCGGCAATCGCTTCATCCACCCACTTCTCGACTTCCCCTGTGTCGGACACCTGAACAAGACCCTCGGAGCGGACAATCTCTTCCGGATCCCGGCCAGTGTCCAGCGCCCGACTGAATACGCTTTTTGCGATTTTGCCGCTGATCTTCCCCTCATCGATCATGCGGACAATTGCCGCGAGTCCTTCGGGTCGGAGAGGTAGTTCGCTGGCTTCGAGATCTCGCTCCCGGAGCTCTCGGAGCACCTCCGTCATCATCCAATTGCTGAGCGCTTTCGGATTATTGTACGCGGCTAAGGCGCGCTCGTAGTAGGTCGCGACCTGTTTTGAGGCTGTGAGCACTTGGGCATCGTACTCCGGTAGCCCGAGCTGTTCCACAAATCGCCGACGCTTCTGCTCCTGCAACTCGGGGAGCGAAGCACGAACAGCCTCCCTCCATTCTGCGGGAATATGGATTTCCACGAGGTCAGGATCCGGGAAGTAACGGTAATCGTGGGCAAATTCCTTGGACCGCATCGCGCGCGTCTCACCGGCGGCTTCATCCCACAGGCGCGTCTCCTGAACAACTTTACCCCCCGAAGCAAGGAGTTCGCTCTGGCGCCGCGTTTCGTACTCGATGCACTTCAGGGCGGTTTTCATGGAGTTCAGGTTCTTGATTTCCACCTTGGTGCCGAGCTTCGAACTCCCGCGTTCACGGACGCTGATATTGACCTCAAACCGCAAGCGCCCTTCCTGCATTTTGCAGTCGCTGACCTCGATGTACTCGAGCAGATTCTTCAGCGTCGTCATGTAGGCGAGCGCTTCGTCAGCGCTCTCCATGTCGGGCTCGCTCACAATCTCGATGAGGGGCGTTCCCGCACGGTTGAGGTCCACCAAAGAATAGTCTGCACCGGGGAGCTCAGGATGTAACAGTTTCCCGGCATCTTCCTCGAGATGGACGTTATTGATGCGCACGCGTTTTTTGCGATCACCAACAACTATCTCGATCCAACCGTTTGTGCCGAGGCACGCGTAGTTTTGCGAAATTTGGTAGTTCTTCGGCAGATCGGGATAGTAGTAGTTTTTTCGATCGAACCACGTCCGTTCGCTAATTTCACAGTTGAGCGCCACGGCCGTGCGAATCGTATACTCAACCGCTTTGCGATTCACGACGGGGAGCACGCCCGGCATCCCCAAACAGATGGGGCAAGTTTGCGTGTTTGGGGCAGAACCAAACTTCGTGGAACAGCCGCAGAAAATCTTGGTTTCTGTGGCAAGCTCCACGTGCACTTCCATACCGATTACGGGTTCGAACGTCGTCATGTCCTTACTCACACGTGTTTCGAAACAAAGAATGCAACCGACTTTGTGGGAGCGCAGGTGCGACTCGCGATTTGAGCACAGGCTTCAAGTCGGTTTGTCAGAACCCGAGGAACGTTGCCTCGAAGTTCTCGAGGACTTCTGCTACCCGCACAATGAAGCGGGCCCCTTGGGCTCCATCAATAATGCGGTGATCGTAGCCAAGGACAAGCGGGAGATAGTCGCGGGCTGCAACTCCGCTCTCCGTGAGCACGACGCGCTTTGAGGCACGGCCCACGCCCAGAATCGCCACTTCGGGCGAATTGACAATTGGCGTGAAGTGGCCACCCCCAATGCTGCCCAAGTTCGAAATTGTAAAGGTACTTCCCCGCAGCTCCTCAATGGTCACTTTTCGATCGCGGGTGCGTTGAGCGAGCTGGGTGAGCTCAATGGCGAGCTCGACAATGCTCTTCTTGTCCACGTCGCGCACCACTGGCACAATAAGTCCGGCCTTCGTATCCACCGCGATCCCGAGGTGGTAGTAGTCCTTGTAGATAATCTCCTCGGCACGAGCGTCGTAACTCGAGTTGAATTCTGGGAACTCCTTGAGCGCAATCACGACCGCTTTCATCAGGAAGGGTGTGAGGGTCAGCGCGCCGCCCAGCTCTTTCACCCGCTCCCGATGACGTTTCTGGAGTTGGAGGAGCTCTGTGACGTCAGCCTCATGGAACTGGTGAACATGGGGAATTGTTAACCATGCTTGGGTCAAGTGCTCCGCGATCTTTCGCCGTACGCTGTCTGCTTTCACACGGCGGACGGGTCCCCACTGCGAAAAATCAGGAAGCTCAGGCGCCTGAACAGGCAGCGTCCCCGCTACCTGTGCTCCACCTCGCTTACGAACATATTCTTGAATGTAGGGGTCGAGATCCTCGATGAGGATGCGCCCGTTCTTTCCGCTTCCTTTCACGCGCCGCAGATCAAGGCCGATTTCACGCGCGATGCGTCGCACGGCCGGCCCCGCGGGGATAAACTCATCCTCCGGCGTTACGGCGGGCGCCAATGGCTGGACAGGCAATTCAAAAGGTTCGGCAACCGCTTTGGGTCCGGGCGAGCTACTCACCGCAAGTTTAGAGTCCCCGTCTGCTGCGGCAGCTGGTCGCGCATCTGGCGCCTCCTTGAGGGTCGGCTGAGTCTCGAGAGGAACGTCGGTTGCACTCTCCACAATCAGTAGCGTCTCGCCGACACGAACCTTGTCCCCCGGCTTGACGAGGATTTCCTTCACGCGGCCACCGACCGGCGTGGGCACCGGCACAGTGGCTTTCTCCGATTCGAGCTCGATGATTGGATCGTCCGGCTGAATGAGATCGCCGACTTTTACAAGGACGTTTAGAACGTCGCCTGCCTCCACACCTTCGGCAAGGACAGGAAGTTTAATCTCCACCGGTTTTGCAGTGCCAGTGGCTTCCTGCACTGGTGCTGTAGGAGACAATTGTGTTTCATTCTTTGGCGATTCGGCCGTGGGCGGTGCGGCGGAGACCGTGGGCGGTGCGACGACTTCACCCGGTTCTTCTAATACAATTAAGGTCTCGCCGACGCGCACTTTGTCTCCTGCTTTCACGAGGACTTCTTTGACTCGTCCACCTACAGGCGAGGGGACTGGAACCGTGGCTTTTTCGGACTCCAGCTCCACGATTGGGTCGTCGGGTTGGATGACGTCCCCGGGTTTCACGAGCACATTTAGTACATCCCCAGACTCTACGCCCTCGGCTAACACGGGTAATTTGATTTCGATCGCCATAATCCCTTGCTCTCTCTTCACCAAGTTTCTCTGCAATTCTTCTGAAACGCGACGCGCTTCTGGCTCAAACTCATGCTCATCGCTAAAACCAAGTAATCAGGCGAACAAGGAGAAGCCTTGCTCTGGGTCCACGCCGAGATCTTCGATGGCTTTCTTCACGACCGAAGGCTTAATCTCACCACGCTCAGCCAAACGCGCAAGCACGGCAACCACCACATGCGGCGCGTCAATCTCAAAGAACCGGCGGAGGTCTTCGCGCGTGTCGCTACGGCCGAAGCCATCGGTGCCCAATGACAATAATCCGCCGGGCACCCACTTTGCGATTTGGTCCGGTACCATCCGCATGCTGTCACTAACCGCCACGAAAGGTCCTTCCTCAGGCTCGAGAATCTGCTCGAGATAGGATTTCTTGCGAGTCTTCGCCGTTGGATGCAGCATGTTCCACCGCTCGGCTTCCATTGCGCCGTAGCGGAGGCGTTTGTAGCTGGTCGCGCTCCACACGTCGGCGCTCACGTGATAGCGTTCTGCCAAAATCTGCTGGGCAGCCAGTGCGGAATTGATGGCACTGAAATCGCCGATAATGTGAGCTTTGTACTTTGCTTTGTCGGGCCCTTTTTGGAATTTGTAGAGGCCTTCGAGCACGCCCTCTTCTACGCCCTCAGCCATCGGCGGCTGCACATAATTTTCGTTCCCAAGCGTGAGGTAGTAGAACACGTCCTCTTGCTTCTCGAACATTCGCTTCATGCCGTCTTGCAGGATGAGGGCGATTTCGTAGGCGAAGGCGGGATGATAACAGAGTAGATTCGGCACCGTGGACGCAAGAACGTGGCTGTGGCCGTCCTGATGCTGGAGCCCTTCGCCGTTGAGTGTCGTGCGGCCAGCCGTCGCGCCCAGCAAGAAACCGCGCACGCGCATGTCAGCTGCTGCCCAAATCAGGTCCCCAACACGCTGGAAACCAAACATCGAGTAGTAGATGAAGAACGGCATCATCGTGACGCCGTAATTCGCGTACGCAGTGCCGGCAGCGATGAAGCTCGACATGCTTCCCGCTTCCGTAATCCCCTCTTCCAGAATCTGCCCGTCCTTTTTCTCAAGGTAGTAGAGCAGCTGGTCACGGTCCACCGGCTCGTAGAGCTGGCCAACATGCGAGTAAATTCCGTACTGCCGGAACAGGGCTTCCATTCCAAAGGTGCGCGCCTCATCCGGAATGATGGGGACGATGAAACGTCCAAAGTCTTTGTTGCCCAACAAGTGACTTAGCATGCGCACGAAAGCCATGGTGGTGGAAACTTCGCGCCCCTCGCTGCCCGTAAAGAAGGTGGCAAAGTACTCACGCTCGGGCATCTGAAGAGGTGGTGCGGTCACGACCCGAGCCGGCACGTGCCCCCCCAACGCCTTGCGGCGCTCCTTGAGGTAGCGTTCCTCAGGGCTTCCCTCAGGCAGGCGAATGAATGGCAGGTCATCTATTTCTTCGTCCGGAACCGGGATATTGAAGCGGTCGCGGAACTCCCGAAGTTCCTGCTCGTTGAGCTTCTTTTGCTGGTGTGAGATATTGCGACCTTCGCCAGCCTCTCCCAGACCGTAGCCTTTGACGGTCTTTGCGAGGATGACGGTGGGTTGCCCTTTGTGCTCCACGGCAGCTTTGTAGGCGGCATAAACCTTCTGAGGATCCAGCCCGCCGCGGCGCAGTTTTTCAAGCTCCTCGTCGCTCATGTCCTTCACGAGCTCGAGAAGCTCGGGATACTTGCCAAAGAAATGCTTCCGGATATAAGCGCCGTCCGCTATCGAGAATCGCTGGTACTCGCCATCCACGCATTCTTCCATGCGCTTGATGAGAAGGCCAGTCTTGTCGCGCTCGAGCAACCGGTCCCAGTCTGATCCCCAAATGACCTTGATGACATTCCATCCCGCCCCACGGAAAGCGGCCTCGAGCTCCTGAATGATCTTGCCATTGCCGCGCACGGGGCCGTCGAGCCGCTGGAGGTTGCAGTTGATCACGAAGATCAAGTTGTCGAGCTTTTCGCGCGATGCGAGCGTGATGGCGCCAAGGGTCTCAGGCTCATCGCATTCTCCATCCCCGAGAAACGCCCAGACCTTGGTCTGGCTTGTGTCGAGGATGCCGCGATCCTGCAGGTACCGGTTGAAACGCGCATGATAAATTGCCATGATCGGCCCAAGGCCCATCGAAACCGTTGGGAACTGCCAGAAACCCGGCATGAGCCAAGGATGCGGGTAAGAGGACAACCCGCCATCTTTTTGGAGCTCGCGGCGGAAATTATGGAGCTGTTTCGCGTTCAGCCGCCCTTCGATATAAGCCCGCGCATAAATACCGGGCGCCGCATGCCCTTGGAAAAAGACCATATCGCCCGCCGTTCCCGGGCGCCGGCCCCGAAAGAAGTGATTGAACCCGACTTCGTATAGGGTTGCCGCGCTTGCGAAAGTGGAAATGTGGCCGCCGAGACCGGGATGCAGACGGTTGGCTTTCACAACCATGGCAAGCGCATTCCACCGAACATAACTCTTGATTCGCCGTTCGATGGCACGGTCGCCGGGATAGGGTGGCTCCGCTTCTTTTGGAATCGTGTTAATGTAGGGTGTATTGGCCGTGAAAGGGATCTTCACGCCCCACAGGTGGGCAGCATCCGCAAGGGCCTTGAGCAGCTTCTCCACATGCTCAGGACCTTCGACCGCCAATTCGTATTTCAAGGCTTCTAACCACTCTTGAAAAGCAAGGCTTTCCAAGTTCTGGGATTTCGTCTCGTTTTCGACAAGTACCGTTTCGTTCGTCATTTCGAGTTCCTGATAGTGTACGTGTTTCGACTTCATTTCCAGTGAATTTGGTACTACGGTCGAGTACCTTTGGAAAAAACCAGTACAGCGAGAGTTCTATTTTGTACCGATGCAAATACTTGATTTGACCCT
Coding sequences within it:
- a CDS encoding Aspartyl-tRNA(Asn) amidotransferase subunit B, whose protein sequence is MSKDMTTFEPVIGMEVHVELATETKIFCGCSTKFGSAPNTQTCPICLGMPGVLPVVNRKAVEYTIRTAVALNCEISERTWFDRKNYYYPDLPKNYQISQNYACLGTNGWIEIVVGDRKKRVRINNVHLEEDAGKLLHPELPGADYSLVDLNRAGTPLIEIVSEPDMESADEALAYMTTLKNLLEYIEVSDCKMQEGRLRFEVNISVRERGSSKLGTKVEIKNLNSMKTALKCIEYETRRQSELLASGGKVVQETRLWDEAAGETRAMRSKEFAHDYRYFPDPDLVEIHIPAEWREAVRASLPELQEQKRRRFVEQLGLPEYDAQVLTASKQVATYYERALAAYNNPKALSNWMMTEVLRELRERDLEASELPLRPEGLAAIVRMIDEGKISGKIAKSVFSRALDTGRDPEEIVRSEGLVQVSDTGEVEKWVDEAIAENPDMAEKIRAGNEKTIQALVGQVMKKSRGKANPQLVNQLIRTKLMSG
- a CDS encoding Dihydrolipoamide acetyltransferase component of pyruvate dehydrogenase complex → MAIEIKLPVLAEGVESGDVLNVLVKPGDVIQPDDPIVELESEKATVPVPSPVGGRVKEVLVKAGDKVRVGETLIVLEEPGEVVAPPTVSAAPPTAESPKNETQLSPTAPVQEATGTAKPVEIKLPVLAEGVEAGDVLNVLVKVGDLIQPDDPIIELESEKATVPVPTPVGGRVKEILVKPGDKVRVGETLLIVESATDVPLETQPTLKEAPDARPAAAADGDSKLAVSSSPGPKAVAEPFELPVQPLAPAVTPEDEFIPAGPAVRRIAREIGLDLRRVKGSGKNGRILIEDLDPYIQEYVRKRGGAQVAGTLPVQAPELPDFSQWGPVRRVKADSVRRKIAEHLTQAWLTIPHVHQFHEADVTELLQLQKRHRERVKELGGALTLTPFLMKAVVIALKEFPEFNSSYDARAEEIIYKDYYHLGIAVDTKAGLIVPVVRDVDKKSIVELAIELTQLAQRTRDRKVTIEELRGSTFTISNLGSIGGGHFTPIVNSPEVAILGVGRASKRVVLTESGVAARDYLPLVLGYDHRIIDGAQGARFIVRVAEVLENFEATFLGF
- a CDS encoding Transcription elongation factor GreA; translated protein: MGENIGDFSAREQQILSLIESGNLDRLDDAWLEVIADSPKEAEFYDKFIRAMRRAHALERAHELLLLALEELKTREQWELLHAVVRIAARFWPDSKPLRPYAAAALKGVYSHLPQLSAMIAACKGLPLDQVFQRFDSLLQLLPGEVYSHAYWGEGIVTDLDLSAGKITLDFPEEKGRVIAIEFLRKHLTYCPPDSFLARRRKNPQELYQLGQGAPSELVKLVLRGNQGRIKQAELKEALVGSVIPEEEWNEWWSRARNELRIDPWIDFDVRRGAHAEIVLRNAPRSAVDEIAERFFAHDTTMADRIAAVRKLREVVRAGAEPEPELVGRMREALLPSLANNPDVARALEAHYLLQDLQSIAPNQLPDLPCDAEALCAKIENYELLLEMEDDEYAARALQELAQRDGDKVFERAGELLPRARPALAQAIWTLLDPEHHVDIAVRALRTLMENPLSNPETYLWAMRNLTEGKWEHLEDYLPLSSLIFELFDQMEQWHRLVTIGGGTNEEVAAAKWLIGKVRTLISGRNFALLAAVAKEMPLDQLQELRRIIQLHNAVNDVFRNGADRALRLTRRELEEQTQQTATVVDPDSGIHYCTKKGHAWAVRELHELNTVRIPANAREIEKARSEGDLRENAGYHGAREKHVLLLQQAHFLQLGLATARVVTRDKVNTEQIGFGTRVIVQDVDSGAEQVYTLLGQWEAKPEEGIYFYKAPLFQQFLGKRVGDEFTVRLPDGTQRRYRVKSIENALASGEWDVGEGVIAEHAASE
- a CDS encoding Pyruvate dehydrogenase E1 component, giving the protein MTNETVLVENETKSQNLESLAFQEWLEALKYELAVEGPEHVEKLLKALADAAHLWGVKIPFTANTPYINTIPKEAEPPYPGDRAIERRIKSYVRWNALAMVVKANRLHPGLGGHISTFASAATLYEVGFNHFFRGRRPGTAGDMVFFQGHAAPGIYARAYIEGRLNAKQLHNFRRELQKDGGLSSYPHPWLMPGFWQFPTVSMGLGPIMAIYHARFNRYLQDRGILDTSQTKVWAFLGDGECDEPETLGAITLASREKLDNLIFVINCNLQRLDGPVRGNGKIIQELEAAFRGAGWNVIKVIWGSDWDRLLERDKTGLLIKRMEECVDGEYQRFSIADGAYIRKHFFGKYPELLELVKDMSDEELEKLRRGGLDPQKVYAAYKAAVEHKGQPTVILAKTVKGYGLGEAGEGRNISHQQKKLNEQELREFRDRFNIPVPDEEIDDLPFIRLPEGSPEERYLKERRKALGGHVPARVVTAPPLQMPEREYFATFFTGSEGREVSTTMAFVRMLSHLLGNKDFGRFIVPIIPDEARTFGMEALFRQYGIYSHVGQLYEPVDRDQLLYYLEKKDGQILEEGITEAGSMSSFIAAGTAYANYGVTMMPFFIYYSMFGFQRVGDLIWAAADMRVRGFLLGATAGRTTLNGEGLQHQDGHSHVLASTVPNLLCYHPAFAYEIALILQDGMKRMFEKQEDVFYYLTLGNENYVQPPMAEGVEEGVLEGLYKFQKGPDKAKYKAHIIGDFSAINSALAAQQILAERYHVSADVWSATSYKRLRYGAMEAERWNMLHPTAKTRKKSYLEQILEPEEGPFVAVSDSMRMVPDQIAKWVPGGLLSLGTDGFGRSDTREDLRRFFEIDAPHVVVAVLARLAERGEIKPSVVKKAIEDLGVDPEQGFSLFA